A window of Fusarium oxysporum Fo47 chromosome II, complete sequence genomic DNA:
gagacagaagaatCAGGAAAGGCAACGAGAGCTAGAGCGAGAAAGACAGGAGAGGCAACGAGCTCTTCGCGAAAAAGCATCGGCTCAGAAGGCAGCAGAAGAAAGGCGCCAAATTGCAGCCAGAAGAAAAATAGAAGAGGCGAAGAGCATTGCCACATTGAGAGCCACAACAAAACCATGTGGAGGATGCGGATGGGCTATCGAGAAGAATTCCGGCTGGTAAGCATCAAATCTTCATGTTCTACGATGGCAAGCGCAGTTCTAACAAACATTCTAGTTCACATATGACGTGTAAGTTCCTTGCCACCTTTGCTATTTTTTATCTTTCCGCACATGCAAGTCTTGTTATAATGCTGCTTCACTATCATGGGTACCGTGCGTTCACATAGGTCTTCCACGTTGGCCACGTTATATGGACACTAATCATAGCAGGTCGGAAATGCAATTACCAATTCTGTTGGACCTGCGGCAAGCCATGGAGCAGAACACACTTGTGTCTTGGCTTTTTCTAGCGTTCAAACTGATTAAATTGAGTAGTGCCAATGGGTCTGCACCAAGTAGCTGAGAAATGCAACAGGATCCATGGGCACTACTCAAGTTACTTAGTTTATACGGTAGGCCACAAACTTTTCGGCTGGCTACAGGCAAAATACCTATGCAGTGCTGATTCTTGTGTATTGCAGGTTCAAAATGTGGGCATGAATTCTGCTGGGATTGCGGCGCCGACCATCGGGCTATCATGAGAGGCGATAACAGCCTGCATAAGGAGACATGCCGGTTTCATCCTCGCAACCGGGGGAGTGGGTAAGATATTGGACTAGGCTTTGAGAGGATGGTTGACGTGAGAGGTTTGGCGGATGGGTTGAGAGTCATGACACCCCCGGGGATGTGTACAAAGCTCTGTTCTTTGAGTTGCCTCGACTATGTATAACGCAAAGCCAGCTCGGTTGTCCATCCTGAGATTTGGCAAGTGGTTGTACATCTCAATATATCACAAACATGCAGGATACCATCAAGTGGTTGGCGATGAAGCTGTTTCAATTATTGCCTGTAATATACTACCACATCAAGAAAACACTTTACGCCGATGTCTAAGCACCTTCGAGAAAATACAGCTATATCTGTGCAAATATTCATTCATGGGTATTCGGTAATGTTTCCACCAAAAACTTAATATAGGTCGTGCCGTCTAAGCAGCCGTCAACTCGGCGATGCGGCGCTCCAATTCGGGGACCTGGCGCAACCGAACCTCCagctcttccttctcatcctcaagtTTGAGACGTCGATCGGCATCAAGCTTGGTAAAAACATAGTTGCCCTGGCCATCGAACTGAAGGATGTGAGAGTGATACTTCCACAAACTTCGACGGTGACTGACAGTCATGAGAGTGACGCCTAGAGCCTTTGCCGTATCATACATGGCCTTCTCTGTCTCGAGGGCAACGCTGCTGGTACACTCGTCAAGGATAGCGTACTTAGGGCGATGGTAGAAGAGCCGAGCCATGGCAACACGCTGCTGGAGACCACCAGAAAGAACATCGCGCCACTCAGCCTCAGCGTCCCAACCTTCCTCGTATAATTCGGGTAGGtgctcaagaccaaggatcttgagatACTCGAGAAGGTCTACGTCCGTGACACCACGAGCACGCATCTGGCGAAGAGAATCCGGGTAAATTATTTGTTGGCGAAGGGAGCCTCGGGAAAGGTAAGGCCGTTGGGGGATGTAGAAAATGGCGTGGAAGGGGGGCTTGTAGACTGTGCCTCCATAAACAGGCCAGAGACCACCGAGAATGCGGAAAAGAGACGATTTGCCGCAGCCGTTGggtccaacaacaagcaagTGGTCTCCGTGTTTGAGAGTGAAAGACAAAGCTTTGATGAGTACGTCACCGTTAGGTGAGATAATGGGCCTAGTTGAGCGAATGGGTTAGCGTGGTAACAGGGGACAGTGATCTCTAACTTACACGTCAATAAAGGTGATGTCGTTACTCTCGTGGACAGTTCCACGCCCCTTGAGAACAGCCTCGTTACCTTCGACGCCCGAAGAGGACacgagcttcttctcgaagTGACCAGCCTGGACATCATCCATCACATCCAGTAGAGTAGCAACACGAGATGTGTAGCCCGCCAGTTCCATAACCTCTCTGTATGAAAACATGATACGGCCAAATGCGTCGGATGCAGAGAGAAGCATCCGTCTGTTGGTGACAAAGGCTTCTGTTCGATCGCCCATGTTCATCGCGATATGGCCAGGCATCTTGACGAAGACGGGAACACTGCAGAGCATCAGACCAAGTGCGCCCcaaaaatatttaataacaAAATCTTCCATGAATCCGTGGTAAAAGCGTCGACGGAGGATGTAGTTGACGTGCTTGATAAGAGTAAAGTAGCCCTTGTCTAACGTGTCCTTTTCAGCGTTGTGGCCGCCGTATAAAGCGACTTCTTCGCTATAATCGATAAGGCGCGAGTGCTGGAAGCGGAATTCGCCCTCCAACCTTGCTTCGTCTGCAACATATTTCCCAAACGGCGGAGTTAGTGCTCTCATCACGTTGGCTGATAATTGAACAAGGAGTGACATGAAGACAACGCCTTCACCGCCAACGCTCTTCGACAAAGACCAGGTATATATTGTCTGAATGTGGTCAGCGACGTTGTTGTTAAGTGCAAACGCTTCAACATACCATATCGAGTAGAGGTTTGGCTAAATTACTGTATAATTCAGCCAGACTATTGGAGAACTTTGATACATCGACCGCAATCAGTTGATCTGGATTCTTTATTCTGTCATCCAAAGCCGAGATACCGTAAAAAGTTAGATTGGATAAGTATTTGTCATGTATATGCTGCGTAAGCCGTGATCGGTATTTAAGCGACAGTTCAGCTTGGTGATACGATAGCTAAAGTAGTCGTGAGCAAGTAACGAATATCTGGGAATAATCAGACTTACCATGGAGTTGGTAAAGGTCGCAGGGACCGCGATGAGCATCCACCATACTATGCGCTTCAAGAATTCCTTTCCGTTTCCTTTCACGAGAGCCTTTACAATAGCACCATCCATCTCGGCGACGCGTAGACTAATTAAAGTCCTGAgaaccaagaagaagctgtggCTCATCAGTAACCTCGACTCTTTGCTGCGCCATCCTGGAACAACAATCTTGAGTAGCCGAAGCAATGATCGAAAGAACTCGCGATTCAGCTCGACTTTCTTTCGGGGTGTTTCCTCGCTTCCACTGGATGTGGTACCACGACGGGCTGCGCGCTGGGCAGCTTCACGGGCGGAGGCTGCCTTTTGCTCGGAGATGGCAAGGCGAATTCGATTAACGAGGGCAGCGAACAGTGTTATCCATACAGCGCGTGAGATACGTGTGCGATTGGAAACGTAGAGGGCTGTGAGTTGCGAGATGATACCCCGGAGGGTGCGATCGCCCGGCAAGGCGAGCTTCGATTGCGATGCCATAACGCGCGCGCAGACTCAGAGACTCTGTAGATTAAGTTGACAATGGTACAGTATTATTGAGCGATCCCTAGCGATGACTCTGCAGTCACTTGAAATCGCACTTGAAGTCGAAAAGTAGTCGAGATTGGGGTTGAGCCGAGGCGTATCGACGTCACGTCACAGATCTATTCAAAGCAGCTAAGCGCATGGGGAAATCGGAAGTCGAATGGTATCCAAATAAAAAACAAGCACTGGTTCAAACAAATGTCTTAGGATCAAAGCCCAAAGAGAGGGAGAAAGAATTCAAGGTGTTGAAGGGAGTAAGATTCTTGCGCTACATGACCAAGGACGTCTTGTGAGCTCCAAGATATCGATGGCAGTTTCCCCATACAGAAGCTTCCTCGGTCGATGAATCTGGGGCAGGTGTAAGCCTCCCCACACTTTCCTCTTGCGCTCGGCATGTGATTGACATTTGACTCAACAGCCACAAATCGAGCACAGCCACATTTATCAATCCGAGCCACTTTCCGCGGGGATGACTGAATTTTTGGTCGCATCGCGGGGCAACTTTTCTGAGCCTTTTGGATAAACATAACATCACCGAAATACCTTTCTTATTCCAACCATATCAGCCATCAACTAGCAGCCGGAATGTCCGATGACGAGGGTCTTTCAATCTACGATGAGGTCGAGATCGAGGATATGACTTTTGATGAGGCTATGGGCGTTTACCAGTTCCCATGTCCTTGTGGCGACAAGTTTCAAATCACACTCGAGGATTTGCTGGACGAGCAGGATATTGCCGTGTGCCCTAGTTGCAGTCTCATGATTCGGGTTATTTTTGACCTGGTATGTCTTGCGACAAAAGTTTGCTTGTGGCTTTCTGTTAACAAGTTCAGGATGACCTACCGAAACCTCCCACTTCAGGCACCTCGGGCGGACAGGTTCCTATAGCCGCTTGAGCGAAGCAAGAATGGCGATAGATTCATACAAATTGCGACTACCCATGCGAATAGACCCGGCACGACAGTCACCCTTCCGCCGTGAGCACGACACCCtttgaggagcttgaagcttCTGTGTCCAACCCAACACCGGTAAATCGGCCACAACTTCCGGAATCCTTGAAAATTTTATTTTCGCAACGTCCTCAAACCAACGCGAACAGAAACCCCTGCATGGGTAGGACAAGAGTGGTTCCAGGGTACCTGGAAGCCCGGCTGATACTGGTTCAACGTACTCTGTGTCGCCGCCACAACCAGCCAATTTACAAGGGCAACGGGCAGGGAGGAAGGAATTGAGGCCCCAGCCAGTTCAGATAAGAGCGCAACACAAATGGCATGCCGGAAATAAATTTGCCGCCGTTACTCCGTTGGTTCAGGGTTCCTGCCAAGCTTCCAGAGATAAGCAGGAAGCATGAGGCTCAAGTGAGCTGGGCAGTAAAAGAGACACACTATATTTCacgaaagaaaaaaaaaccagAAAATGGTGGTATGCgattagtattaatatagCTGGAGGTGATTTCGCTCCATTGGTCTATCTATTCTAGTCAGGACAAAACGTTCCCGATCTATCTCCATCGAAAGTTAAACGCGCACCAGCACGGTTCCTCCAGGACTATGCATCAGAATGCATCATGTCCTCATATCCACCAAACCTTGCACAAGTTCCGAATGTCGAAATTTACAGGGCAAGGGCAACAGCGAGAGCACCAGCGAGACCGCTGAGGCCGAGGGCAGCAGCGCCGTTGGCGGGGGtggagccggagccggagccggaaccagagccagagccagagccagagccagagccagagccgGGCTTAGTACCGTTGGTGGCTGTTAACGTGATGTTAGTTGAACTGCCGTGAGAGGATCGTGAGAAAGGGTTGGAACTAACGGGCACCGGGAGTAGCAACGGGAGTAGCAACGGGAGCCACAGGGGTCTGGGCAGCAGCCGCAACAGCGACGAAAGCGAGGACGGCAGCGGAAGCGTGCATTTTGATGGTGGTTTTAGGTTGTTTGGTCGTTGGTAGAAGAGTTCGAAGAGAATTAAGATCGGGTTTAAACGAGTGTTGGTGTAGCGATTGTAGTTGTAGTAGTTGTTGAGTGGATGCTGAGAATGAGAAAATGTTTGAATGAGCAGAGGAGCTTCGACTCCTATATACCTGAGAACCTCGCAAGGATTGAGAGGAGAGTCAGTCAGTGCAGTACATACATGATGCATGATACCAGCCCCAGGGGGCGGTTGCATCATCCCAACCCCAAGCCACCCACTTCTTTTGGTGTCATCGAGTTCCACCGTTATACTATGCATGACTCCACCGCCAGGATATTTCGATATCACCCAATACCAGATGCCAGGACCTCAACGAGGAAGTTGATCCGGTGCGTCAGTTACAGAGCTGAGAGGGCCCACAATGACTTTTGTTTTCTCTGTCTGAAAATCAAGGCAGAGAGTCAACGCAATCTACAGTGTCAGTTGAGGTTGCAGTGAAAGGAAGACTCTCTGTTGAGTCATGCTGGACTACACTGGCTGACTGCAGTACAGGCTTGACGCGGCTGTACAGTGAGTAATTTGATAATCAACAAAAAATAGATAGACCCAGCCTCGCACCAACCGTTCcgctgatgctgatgcttATGCACTACGGTATATTGTTGCTAGATCAACCAACCAAGATCTGATACTACCCGCAGCCATATGCAAGACGACAAGATATTGACTTGATGGATGCACACCACGGGAGAGACAGCCAGCTACGCATAACAGCACTGCAGAACGTTCAGGTCCAGCCTAGCCAGCCGACGCCAACCTCTAGAGATTCACGGAAACAGGAACAGGCCTCAAGATGATCAGCTGTGCAGTTCCATAAACCTACACGGTTTCACTGGGCAACAAGAGACTTGCGTCATAAACGCAACCAAGTTTTGATTATGTGTATACTGCACTGTATCTAAACCTTTGAGGATCAGGGTACATTCATGAATGGTCGCGGTTGGGCGTGGGTTAGTTTGTTTGGGGATGGTGGAGGCGGATTGCGCAAGCTTTCCAGACCAAGGCaaataaagaagaaaaaaaccGCTCGATTTTGCCAGAGAATGTTTCTAAAAACAACCACAAGATAACTGGAGACGTTGTacaacaacaccaaccagCCGCTCACTGTTAATACTGGAAAGCATGGACGGAATAATATGCAAATACAAGGAACCTGCGCAAATAGCGGCTGCCGGTATTCCCTATTTCCCCCTTCTCCCGCAGTTGCAGATGAGACCACCATATCCCTGTGCCCTGTTAGCCTGTGCCCTGAAATCTTGCGGCTGGACCAAGTGCTAGGATTGTATTTTGCGGCTCGGACTAATAATCTGTAGATCTGTGTTggatttttttttaattGTGGTTCTGACGCGCAAGCAGAATCAAACAGCTCAGACCAGGCTGCGGCCTTAACCGCGACCACAAAACCACCAGTCAAGGGGAaaaggagagggagagggaaTAAACAGGAATGATCGTCCAGCCACTTTCACTCTATTATCGTTTCCTTACCGCGTATTGCATTAAAACGAAACAGCGCGGACATTCCGACaagcttcatcatgatcgaTTGCCTTGAACTTTGTCGGTCACTTAGACCAGAGAAACCCCAGCAAAACAGCGAATATGAATGGCCTGTGCGGTTATAGTGGTTCCATAGAAAATCAAGCTCCCTCCCCCTGCCGGCTTCTTGCTAGCTTGCCCTCGGCATGCAGTCTGGCTTGTCTCCCGTCCTCTACCGCTTCCGTCGCCTGCATCGCTACCACACCGCGCACGACGCGCAATTGATGGAACCCATCAGTGAATGTATCCATAATTCCATATTTTAATCTGAATCAACGGTTGGAGGAGAGTGCTCAGGTATAGTGATGATGACCAGGTCCCTTGAATCTGAATATCCCCCCTTCAATCTTTGTCTCCTTTAACCGACCCAGAAAACTCCATATTTTTGCATGAACAAGCTTTCGGGCCCCTTTTGTTTATTATTACTGCTTGTTGCCCCGGAACATTTCTCGATAGCATTCATCATCCATTATATGGTCCCAGGGGTTTGTTACAGACCAACTGGAGATGCAGACGGAAATATTCAATATCGAATTAACAATTGCCCCCTGCCCTGTTCATGTAGCGCTCGGAGAAAAAAGCCAAAGTTAGAAGCTCGGTCAGACTGTCTGTTTCGACATGAGTAAATTTACATTAAATGTCGTTGAAACGAACCATGCAATACACCAAACTCTTCTCTCGCCTCGTTGATGCTATCGACTACCCCTGTCTCATTTGAGTCAACCTTGTTAGCTCAACCATGTTCTGTCAAGTTCTGGAATCCTACTTTGCAACTTGACAATAGGTACCGGAACTATCACGATCACCGCATGACTATTATCGAATCTCGTCACTATCACTGCCACTTTGTCGGCTTACTGTATGTATAGTGGCAAAGCACTACGTGATGTCTGCGTAAGCGTAGGCGCGCACCGAGTTCTACGGACAAGAATAGCCTACCGAAGAATCCTGATTACTGGATCGAGTACGGAGTATCGAGTATCGAGGCGAGTCGAGGCGAAGGGGGAGGCTTACATGGGGTTCGTCAAGCTCAACCCAGATCAGAATCCAAATCACAGCAATTATGCCAGGCATAACAAAGCAAGCCCGTCTCTAGTATAATTGATCGACGACTTTTCCAATTTTAACTCAAAACACAGATCTATCGATCCACATACAGTACACACATCTGATGCAGGAACACGTAACCTCAACCGTTTGCATGCATCCCCGTGTTATACATTCTATGTTGACAACAAGCAAGATCATCTCCTTTTCTTAGCTCCTACATTCAAGCCTCAACATTTTCAAAATGGAATGTTGGCTGTCCAGGGACTGCATGCTCGGCTGCAGGTACTGAAAGCTCCACCTCCTTTCCATCTCCGAGGTTGGTTCCCTTCTTGCTGCCCTCTTCGACTGAGATGATGTGGCAAGCAACCAGGCCGCTAGTTCGCTTCAATCCAGGAACCATCTGCAGGAGAGTCTCCTTTTCGTTGAATGCCAGCTTTTGCTCCAGGACCACGCTCGCTGGCTCACCGGCCTGAAGTCGTCTCTTGAGGTTCTGCACAAATGGCATGGCCTTCTTCATTTCTCCCATCTTGCCAATCTTGCCATTGAGCTCCTTATCGTTGACTGACTTAGCCTCCACGTTCCACATCTCCTTCAAGAGATCAATGTACTTCGCTTGCCAAGCTGGAAATTTGTCCGTGACAAAGATTGTGAGTTGCTTAGGCTTCTTGGGGTCGAACGATGtctccttgcccttggccttcttcttcagttgCAGACCCTCCGCCGAGTTGACGTTGGAAGCAGTGTTTCGTACATAGTCACGCTTCGCCGACAGGGAAGCATCGACCTCCTTAATCTCGGGGAATCGAGCATTATGAATAGTGCCCTCATTCTTCAGCACCTCAAGCCAAATGTACTCAGACCAGTGGGGAGCAACGACCGCCAGCAGCAGAGCCTGTACCTCGATATACCGGAGGGCAAGATCGCGGTGCAGTTTTATGCCGGCTGCTGCGCAGGCTTCTCGATAGAAATCGCGAGCGCTCGTCAACTCATATAGACCAGCCTTTAAGGCCAGCTTGtagttggtgttgacatactgctcaacagcctccTTGATAACCGCGTTCATGTCGTTGTTGAACAAGGCATCCTGGAACGAATTCAACTCACCAGTTCGAAGTTGATCCTGGTCTCGAACCATATCCTCGCACCACTCCTTGAGAGTATATAATCGGAGAATGTTGGTATCGgcaacatcctcctcaaaATTGGCATCATTGACTCCATCGCCAGCATCCGCAAGAGCAATACGAGAAGCGTCCGCACCGTATTTCTCTGTCAAGTCTCGGAGAGTCATGAAGTTACCGGTACTCTTGCTCATCTTCTCGCCATTGAGCATTAGATGACCGTTCGCGCGGATACTTTGAGGCCAGTACTCTTGAGAGAATAGGGCCAAATCTAAGAAGTGTTAGTCAAAAGATACTAAATTTGCCTGAAAAGAGGAAACGAAATAAGGAAATAGTCAGAAAAATCTAGAAAAATGTAGGAAAGTCCAGGAAAATTCAGGAAAACTCAGAAAAGTACGGGGAAAATCGGGGAAAGCCAGGAAacaggaaaagaagaagaaaagggtAACAAACGGGAATATAAGAAAAATGTGAGATGATTCGCAATTAAGTCCTGTGTAACACGTTGATTAGTCTCAGGATAGCTTAGTGAAGACACACGTCTTGACTCACCTTGCCCGAGACTCGCACGTCAAGAGGATAGAAGTACTCGAACTCGCGGCGCATGCTCTCCAGGGTCTCCTTGGGGATCTTGCTATTTGTGAGTATCTCGTCACTGAGCTCCTGGCGGCAAAAGACGTAGTCCCAGACTTCGTCAACCATTTGCTCCGGTCCAACATTGGCACTTCCCTTTGTCTTTCCGAAGATGTCCTTATGTAGAAGGTGGGCGATGGTATAGTAGGCCATGTAAACAGTCGAGTCACTCAGACTCTCTACCAAGAATTGAGGATCCCAAGGGAGCTTGGAGCCGAGACCGTAGGTTCGAGCGCAAGCCCACTGGTTCAGCCAGTTCAGGACACCCTCGAAACTGTTCTTGGTCTCAGTTGTGTAAGTGTTTAGGCCATTCTCAACCCAGTCAAGTGCAGTCTTCTTCCATGACTCTTCGCCGTAGTCCAAGTACCATTGGTCCATAAGAGCAACGATACAGTCATCGCCTGATCGACTGACAACCTTGCGCTCAGGCTCAGAGTAGGCAAAGGCTTGACCGGCGTCGATCATTTGTTGTCGGACCTTAGGCTTAGCGACCTCGACCTTCTCGCCCTTGAACTTGCCCACCTTCAGAACACCCTGGTAGAAGCCTTCCTTGTACGCCagctccttggcctcctcgaGCTGCTTCGTGTCTTTAGGAGAAGCGattttgagcttcttgaccaggAAAGGAGCGCAGAGGTCGCCATAACTAGGTGTATCGATAATGGGGAAGATCTCAAGCTCAGCCCACTCCTTCTGAATCCCATAATAatcagccttcttggccaggtCGGTCACAGTAGCAAAATCATCAGGACTGTCAGATGGCACGGAGGTGACAACTCCAGTACCCTTTGTAGGGAGAACAGTCTCCATAGGCAAGACACGTACTCCCTCTTTGTGCAATGAGAGGGGAGCATCAACAAGAGTGCCGACCATGTCAGAACCAAGGACATCAGCAACCTTCTCGACGACACCCTCGGTAGCAAAGATACCCTGGTGTGCCATATTACGTGCGGCACGTTCCGTCATGACATAAAAGTCATTGTCGTTGGCCTTAAAAACGCCATAGGTGATCTTGGGACCCACGAAACAGCAAGTTTGGCCATACATAGTTTCGGGTCTTAGAGTAGCCGCGATCTTGTAAACGTTAGCACCCTCCGGGAGCTTACCCTTCAGGGCCTCGGCAGCTTTAGGAGCCCATTCGAGAACCTTGATCTTCAGGGCAGTGTATTCCTGGGGGCCAACACCCTCGCCTTCAGATCGGTCGTGGTCCATACAGGGCTGACCATCCTTGATAGAGTAGATGGTGTATCGCTTGCCGAACTTGATTTTATTCAGCTCCTTGAGACGGTTCATCTGCCATCGAACAAAAGCGTCGTAGTAAGGGTTAGCATCAGTGGTGACAAAAGATCGACGCCAGTCGATACGGCAACCAAAATTGGTCAGGTCTTCCCTGCACAGGGGAGGGAAATGTTGGAGCCAATGTTGAGGGTCAGCGAACTTGTGGATTTCCTCAGTGGGAATTCCGATAGCTTGCATGATCTGGAACTGGTACCTGCGAGGTGTATTAGTAAGTTGGAAATTTCGAGGACAGAAGCTCTATTTACTTCATCTTGACAGATTTCGCCGCAGCTTTGCCCTTCGTAgccttgaacttggtgatatcctccttgatctgcttgACAACGGGGGCTTTCTCTTCGACAACAGGCTCATCATCCTTGTAGCCCGAAAAGTCCTGGCCAAACATCTTGACctcgtcgacgagcttgTCGGC
This region includes:
- a CDS encoding ABC transporter transmembrane region 2-domain-containing protein is translated as MASQSKLALPGDRTLRGIISQLTALYVSNRTRISRAVWITLFAALVNRIRLAISEQKAASAREAAQRAARRGTTSSGSEETPRKKVELNREFFRSLLRLLKIVVPGWRSKESRLLMSHSFFLVLRTLISLRVAEMDGAIVKALVKGNGKEFLKRIVWWMLIAVPATFTNSMLSYHQAELSLKYRSRLTQHIHDKYLSNLTFYGISALDDRIKNPDQLIAVDVSKFSNSLAELYSNLAKPLLDMTIYTWSLSKSVGGEGVVFMSLLVQLSANVMRALTPPFGKYVADEARLEGEFRFQHSRLIDYSEEVALYGGHNAEKDTLDKGYFTLIKHVNYILRRRFYHGFMEDFVIKYFWGALGLMLCSVPVFVKMPGHIAMNMGDRTEAFVTNRRMLLSASDAFGRIMFSYREVMELAGYTSRVATLLDVMDDVQAGHFEKKLVSSSGVEGNEAVLKGRGTVHESNDITFIDVPIISPNGDVLIKALSFTLKHGDHLLVVGPNGCGKSSLFRILGGLWPVYGGTVYKPPFHAIFYIPQRPYLSRGSLRQQIIYPDSLRQMRARGVTDVDLLEYLKILGLEHLPELYEEGWDAEAEWRDVLSGGLQQRVAMARLFYHRPKYAILDECTSSVALETEKAMYDTAKALGVTLMTVSHRRSLWKYHSHILQFDGQGNYVFTKLDADRRLKLEDEKEELEVRLRQVPELERRIAELTAA
- a CDS encoding uncharacterized protein (expressed protein) is translated as MHHVCTALTDSPLNPCEVLRYIGVEAPLLIQTFSHSQHPLNNYYNYNRYTNTRLNPILILFELFYQRPNNLKPPSKCTLPLPSSLSSLLRLLPRPLWLPLLLPLLLPVPPPTVLSPALALALALALALVPAPAPAPPPPTALLPSASAVSLVLSLLPLPCKFRHSELVQGLVDMRT